CCACTTCGTCCCTGCCGATTGCACTAGACAAGTTAAAGACTTAAGATAACGCGAATCCGCCGGTCGAGTTCTTCCACCAAGGAATTCGGCAATACGCCAATTTCCCGCCGGAACGATTCGTTGGCGACGGCGATGAGTTGAGCCAACAGGAGATCGCTTTCCTGTGCGAGCCCGCCTTCTCCTTTCTTGATGCGCAGTCTTAGGATGCCCGGATCATTCACCAGCCGTGTCGTTGTAGGAATGACTATAGTCGAGGGATATCCCGCCTCATTTACGATGTCGGATTGAACGACTACAGCAGGGCGGAGCTTGCCGGGTTTGGTTCGTACGCGGGGATTAAAATCAATGACATATAAGTGTCCGCGAACGATCTTCATTTTACTCTCTAGTGCGGCGGGCAACTGCGGCAAAGAAAAGCTCCCGGTTCTCAAGCTTGTCGGCAGCGGCACACCGGCCCACGGACTCTTGGATCTCGCGCCGCAGCTTTTCTTCGTGAGCCTTCTTCTCCAGCGTCTTCAGCGCCACCCGGATCAACCCGGACTTGCTGGTTATGCCGAGCTCCTTCCGAAGCTTCTCGATCTGATCTTCCTCCTTCTTAGAAACAGCTATCGCTCCCATAATGCCTCCTATAATAAAAGTCCCTAGCAATTTTATAATAGAAGCACAATTAAAAAGCAACGATCGTGAAAGGCGTCAAGACTCTGGGCGGAGGAATTTTGGTTGCTTCTCCGATTCCAGAGGTTTTTCAACCAATGCGCTGAGCCGCGCTCCGAGGCTCTCGAGTTTTTTCATTCCTCCGCGATCGAGGAGCACGGTTTTGTCTCCTTTTATAATTAAACGTAGCGAGGGAACCGCGTACGTTTCCGCTGCAGTCGAGCCGGCCAGCGCGAACCCGCTGTAGACCTGGTCGGTCCCGAGCCTGAGCGCAATGACCTCGTCATAATCCGCAGAGAAGCGCTGAGTGCGAAAAATGCTGCGCTTTACCAAGTTTATTTTTCGCTCGCGCCGGTCGAAGACGATCGTTCGCTTAATCGAGAGCAGAAACGCCGCGATTCCCAGGAGAATGAGATTCATCAAAGGGAAATACCACAGCGACGCCGCCGGACCTTCAAAACCGCGCTGGCGCAGCGCCTCGACGATCGGGACCGAAATGAACAGCAACGCGATCGCGATGCCCAAGCAAAGGAAGGCCGGAAAGCGCGCGCCTTGCCACACGAGAACGAATTTCGTCGGCCCGTCCGTAGCGACGCGAAAGCCGAGCCGGCTGCCGATGGCCTCGAAGTGGGATGGATCGCCGTGCATGGAGGAGGAATGCAGGAGCCAGAATTCAGAATCCAGAATTGCGGAATGGCAGGGGCGACATCTTCCGACTACTGGCTCCTGACTCCTGAATTCCGATTTCAACTCTGCTTCTGCGAACGGTAGAAATCCCTAAAGCGGTAGTCTTTCAAGCGGATGAGATCCCGGTACGAGCCGAATCTTTCCTGTGGATCTTCCACCCGGTCGAGGGGATCGAGAGCGTTTTCCTCGCCGTCGAAGAGTTTGACGCGCTTATAAGTGGTGGAGCGCTCGCCGGGAATCCTCCCCATCTCGCGAATCAAGCCGCGAAATTGGGCGGGCTTCATCAACTGGCCGTGCGCCGCGCCGGCGGCCGTAGAGATGCTTTCGTTGATCAGCGTGCCGCCGAAGTCGTTGGCGCCGGCCATGAGCGCGATCTGCGAGAGCTTGGGTCCCTCCTTCACCCAGGAGACCTGCAAGTTGGGAATCCAGTTGTTCAGCATGATGCGCGACACGGCGTACATCTTCATGATCTCCGCGCCGCTCGGGCCCGCGCGCAGCTCCGGAATGCGCTTGCGATGGTGCATCGGCGCTTCTTCATAGACGAAGCTCAGCGGCACGAACTCCGTGATGCCGCCGGTGCGCTTTTGAATGTCGCGCAAGATTCCCAAGTGGGCCGCCTTCTGGCGCGACGTTTCGACGTGGCCGTACATGATCGTCGAGGTGGTGGGGATGCCGAGCTCGTGGGCGGTCTCGATCAATTCGATCCACGCCGCCGTCGCGATGCGGCCAGGGGAAATTTTCTCGCGCACTTCATCGTCGAGAATTTCCGCCGAAGTGCCGGGCAGGCTGCCGACTCCCGCCTCTTTCAGCGCGGCGAGATATCCGCGCACGCCGGCGCCGGTCAAAGTCGATCCGTAGAGCACTTCCTCCGGAGAGAATCCATGGATGTGGAGATCGGGAAGAGTTTCTTTCAGTGCGCGGCAGAGCTTCACGTAGTGCCAACCGTCCATGCCCGGCGCGAGTCCCGCCTGCACGCAGACTTCGCTGGCGCCCAGATCCCAGGCTTCGTGCGCGCGCCGGATGACTTCTTCGACGGGCAAAAAATATCCTTCTTCCGCGAGGTGGCCGCGGCTGAAGGCGCAGAAGCCACAAGCCTTGACGCAAACGTTGGTGAAGTTGATGTTGCGGTTGACGACGTAGGTGACCACGTCGCCGACGGTCTGTTCCCGTAAGTAATCCGCGACGGCGACGATGACCAGGAGGTCGCCGCCGGAGGCGTCGAAGAGCCGCGTGGCGTCTTCGACGCAGATGTCCTCGCCCGCCAATGCGCCGTCGAGAATGCGGGCGATCTCCGGCCGTGCGCCGGACAACATCGACTCGAGAGAAGTTTTCAGGTGCGTGAACGTCATGAAGGCAATGTATCCATTCGTCATAAGAAAGACAATGAGGCGGTGGTTAATTGCCACCGCCCGCCCGCGGGTCTCTCTCCGGGCCGATGCGATACGTCTGTGGTACGCGGCACGAGATTTCTAAAGAGAACCTCTGGAGGACGCATGATGCTCCTCGTCTCACGCATCGGCCCTTCGAGAAACTCACGCGCGGGCGGTGACCTGATTGCTCTACCGGGACTTTAATCTTCGCGGGTTATTTTTCCGCCCAGTAGCGGGCGAATTCTTGGAGGTGAGTCAGCGTGGATAGGTTGCGCATGCGGTCGAGGTAGACCTTGCCGTTTAGGTGGTCCCATTCGTGTTGAATGACCCGCGCGTGAAAACCGCTGGCGACGAAGTCCAGGTTCGCGCCGCGGCGATCGAGCGCGCGGACGCGGATGTTTTTATAACGCGGCACTTTGCCGCGAAAGTCCGGCACGCTGAGACAGCCTTCCCAGTCCTCTTCCATTTCCTCGGCAAGCGGCTCGATCTCCGGATTGAACAAAACCGAGAGCGGCACAGAGGGCTTGTCGGGATAGCGCGGGTTATCGGCGACTTCCAAAACCGCTAGCCGCATCGCCTCGTGGACCTGGTTGGCGGCCAGGCCGACGCCGTTGTATTCCCACATCGTCGCTATCATGTCATCGACCAGTTTCTGCACGTCAGCCGAAGCGATCTGATCCATCGGCACAGGGCGCGTGGCTGCGCGCAACACGGGATGTCCCAGGCGGGCTACTTTGAGGAGCGACATGCACCTCCATTATCACACGGTAGGAAGAATTTTGAATGAAATTGACGCCAAAGTATTGACAAAATGGACCTTGTAAGTCTATATTGAAAAAGGAGATTTGATGCGAGGCGAAAGTCGCAGAGCTGAGCGCAGTTCGCTGATGAACGTGGGCCGGCGGGTCGATTACGCGGTGCGCGCCCTTTCTTATCTTGCCGGACAGCCGCCGGGAAAAATAATCAGCCGGGTAGAGATCGAGGAAAAACAGGCGATTCCCTCGTACTATCTTTCCAAAATCATGAAGGATCTGGTGGCCGGAGGGCTGGTGCGGTCGCACATCGGCTCGAAGGGGGGCTTCAGTCTCGCGCGGTCGCCCGAGGCGATCACGATCAAAGAGGTTTACGAGACGGTGGAGCGGCCGCTCACTCTGATGGAATGTCTGGACAAAGGAGAGAAATACTGCTCGTATTGCGGGGTGTGCACGCAGCGGTCCGTGTGGGAAAACGTCCAGAATCTAGTGGCGGACTACCTCGGGAAAGTTTCCATCGGCGATATCGCGGAACCGCAAGGGCTCACGCGGCGGCTCTCGGCTCTACGGGTGTGAATTCGGTTGGGGGGAGACATCCGGAATGCTGACGATCAAAAATCTGCACGCGAAGGCCGACGGCAACGAAATCCTGCGCGGCATCGATCTCGCCGTGAAAGCGGGCGAGGTCCACGCGGTCATGGGGCCGAACGGCTCGGGCAAAAGCACGCTGGCGCACATTCTCGCCGGCCGGGAGGGCTACGAGGTCACCCAGGGCGAAATTATTTATGAGGGCAAAGATCTGTTCCAGATGCCGCCCGAGGAGCGCGCGCGCGCAGGCATCTTTCTAGCATTTCAGTATCCCGTCGAAATTCCCGGCGTCAATACGACCTATTTTCTCAAGGCCGCGCTCAACTCGATTCGCAAGCATCGCGGGTTTCCCGAGCTCGACGCGATGGATTTTCTCGCGCTCGTCAAGGAGAAGATGAAGATCGTTGATATGGATCAGAGCCTGCTCAACCGGGCGATCAACGAGGGCTTCTCCGGCGGCGAGAAAAAGCGCAACGAGGTATTTCAAATGGCGCTGCTCGAGCCCAAGCTGGCGATCCTCGACGAGACGGACTCCGGCCTCGACATCGACGCGCTGAAGGTCGTGGCCGGCGGCGTCAACGCGCTCAGAAGCAAAGAGCGTGCGGTGATCGTCATCACGCATTATCAGAGGCTGCTAAATTACATCGTCCCCGACCACGTTCACGTCCTCTCCGAAGGCCGCATCGTGAAATCGGGCGGCAAGGGGCTGGCGTTGGAGCTGGAAGAGAAGGGTTATGCCTGGACCGAGGGACCGGTGATCCCCTAAAATAATAATGAATCCCGCAGAAGCCAAAGAATTTTATCTGGCGCGGTTCGCCGATCGCGAGCGCCAAAAGCCCCGCGCCGGATCGTGGGGCGACGAGGTTCGACGAGCGGCGATCGCGCGTTTCGCCGCGCTCGGCTTCCCGACGACGCGCGACGAGGAATGGAAGTACACGAGCGTCGCGCCCATCGTAAAGATTCCCTTCGCGCCCGGCGGCGAAAATGGCGTCGGCGGCAAGCAGATCGACGAACTCGGAGAGGCCGCGGATAATCGCCTCGTCTTCGTCAACGGCCATTTTTCCGTGAAGCTTTCCCGTCTTGGAAAGCTGCCGAGCGGAGTGGTCGCGTCCAGCTTGGCGGCGGCGATGAGCGATTGCCGGGAGAAGGTGGAGCCTCACTGGGCGCGCCACGCAGATTATCAGGATCATAGCTTCGTGGCGCTTAATACCGCGCTCATGGACGACGGCGCTTTGCTGTTCGTGCCGGAGAGGGCGGTCGTCCTAGCGCCGATTCATTTTTTGTTTATTTCGACGGCGGCGGACGAAGCGACGGCGAATCATCCGAGGAGCCTGATCGTATTAGAGAAAGGCAGCCAGGCGACGGTGTTGGAAAGCTACCTGAGCTTTGACCGGACGGTCTATTTTAGCAACGCCGTGACCGAGATCGCCGTCGGGGAAGGCGCAGCGCTCGACCATTACAAAGTACAGTTGGAGAGCGAAAAAGCTTTTCACGTCGCGACGCATCAAGCCCAACTCGACCGCGCCGCCAATTTCACTTCCCATTCGATCGCGCTCGGCGGCGCGCTGGCGAGGAACGACGTCAACGCGGCGTTGGACGGAGAAGGCGGCGACTGCACGCTCAACGGACTTTACCTGACCTACGCGCAGCAGCACATCGACAACCACACCCGCATCGACCACGTGAAGCCGCAGTGCGCGAGCCGCGAGCTGTACAAAGGCATCATGGGCGGAAAATCGCGCGGCGTCTTTAACGGCAAGATCTACGTCCATAAGACGGCCGAGAAGACCGACGCCCGCCAGACGAACAAGAACTTGCTCTTGTCCGAAGAGGCCTGGATCGACACCAAGCCGCAGTTGGAGATCTACAACAACGACGTGAAGTGCAGCCACGGCTCGACCATCGGACAGCTCGACGAAGACGCCCTTTTCTATCTGCGCGCGCGCGGCATCGACCC
The DNA window shown above is from Candidatus Binatia bacterium and carries:
- the sufC gene encoding Fe-S cluster assembly ATPase SufC, whose translation is MLTIKNLHAKADGNEILRGIDLAVKAGEVHAVMGPNGSGKSTLAHILAGREGYEVTQGEIIYEGKDLFQMPPEERARAGIFLAFQYPVEIPGVNTTYFLKAALNSIRKHRGFPELDAMDFLALVKEKMKIVDMDQSLLNRAINEGFSGGEKKRNEVFQMALLEPKLAILDETDSGLDIDALKVVAGGVNALRSKERAVIVITHYQRLLNYIVPDHVHVLSEGRIVKSGGKGLALELEEKGYAWTEGPVIP
- the cofH gene encoding 5-amino-6-(D-ribitylamino)uracil--L-tyrosine 4-hydroxyphenyl transferase CofH → MTFTHLKTSLESMLSGARPEIARILDGALAGEDICVEDATRLFDASGGDLLVIVAVADYLREQTVGDVVTYVVNRNINFTNVCVKACGFCAFSRGHLAEEGYFLPVEEVIRRAHEAWDLGASEVCVQAGLAPGMDGWHYVKLCRALKETLPDLHIHGFSPEEVLYGSTLTGAGVRGYLAALKEAGVGSLPGTSAEILDDEVREKISPGRIATAAWIELIETAHELGIPTTSTIMYGHVETSRQKAAHLGILRDIQKRTGGITEFVPLSFVYEEAPMHHRKRIPELRAGPSGAEIMKMYAVSRIMLNNWIPNLQVSWVKEGPKLSQIALMAGANDFGGTLINESISTAAGAAHGQLMKPAQFRGLIREMGRIPGERSTTYKRVKLFDGEENALDPLDRVEDPQERFGSYRDLIRLKDYRFRDFYRSQKQS
- the def gene encoding peptide deformylase, translated to MSLLKVARLGHPVLRAATRPVPMDQIASADVQKLVDDMIATMWEYNGVGLAANQVHEAMRLAVLEVADNPRYPDKPSVPLSVLFNPEIEPLAEEMEEDWEGCLSVPDFRGKVPRYKNIRVRALDRRGANLDFVASGFHARVIQHEWDHLNGKVYLDRMRNLSTLTHLQEFARYWAEK
- a CDS encoding type II toxin-antitoxin system PemK/MazF family toxin, yielding MKIVRGHLYVIDFNPRVRTKPGKLRPAVVVQSDIVNEAGYPSTIVIPTTTRLVNDPGILRLRIKKGEGGLAQESDLLLAQLIAVANESFRREIGVLPNSLVEELDRRIRVILSL
- the sufD gene encoding Fe-S cluster assembly protein SufD; amino-acid sequence: MNPAEAKEFYLARFADRERQKPRAGSWGDEVRRAAIARFAALGFPTTRDEEWKYTSVAPIVKIPFAPGGENGVGGKQIDELGEAADNRLVFVNGHFSVKLSRLGKLPSGVVASSLAAAMSDCREKVEPHWARHADYQDHSFVALNTALMDDGALLFVPERAVVLAPIHFLFISTAADEATANHPRSLIVLEKGSQATVLESYLSFDRTVYFSNAVTEIAVGEGAALDHYKVQLESEKAFHVATHQAQLDRAANFTSHSIALGGALARNDVNAALDGEGGDCTLNGLYLTYAQQHIDNHTRIDHVKPQCASRELYKGIMGGKSRGVFNGKIYVHKTAEKTDARQTNKNLLLSEEAWIDTKPQLEIYNNDVKCSHGSTIGQLDEDALFYLRARGIDPKAAIGLLTRGFAADITGRIKSAPIARWIEKLLTEKIDLLSTDKGRL
- a CDS encoding Rrf2 family transcriptional regulator, with the protein product MRGESRRAERSSLMNVGRRVDYAVRALSYLAGQPPGKIISRVEIEEKQAIPSYYLSKIMKDLVAGGLVRSHIGSKGGFSLARSPEAITIKEVYETVERPLTLMECLDKGEKYCSYCGVCTQRSVWENVQNLVADYLGKVSIGDIAEPQGLTRRLSALRV